In one Macrobrachium rosenbergii isolate ZJJX-2024 chromosome 53, ASM4041242v1, whole genome shotgun sequence genomic region, the following are encoded:
- the LOC136834174 gene encoding zinc finger BED domain-containing protein 5-like, with the protein MATDVMNAVSSFFDKHGLSWNNLVGITTDGAPAMLGSRSGFQAKVKPKAPNAVGVHCFIHREALASKSLPSGLLTIFTAELETLRKGFKLAQPLLLNTCILAKLELYKKRVSVGKFMMFLSLNEVLADGQLSSTLSKEIMDHLSQLDDEFRRYFPDLSTQHAGIAKNPFLCLVDDVLEDAQEEFIELIHDSTAKNVFQSNSLSSFWCSMME; encoded by the exons ATGGCCACTGATGTGATGAATGCTGTGTCATCATTTTTTGACAAGCATGGTTTGAGTTGGAATAATCTTGTTGGAATCACAACCGATGGAGCTCCAGCCATGCTTGGGTCGAGGTCAGGTTTCCAAGCAAAAGTAAAACCCAAAGCACCAAATGCAGTTGGTGTACACTGCTTCATTCATCGGGAGGCTCTGGCTTCTAAATCGCTTCCTTCTGGGCTCCTCACAATTTTCACTG CTGAACTTGAGACCCTAAGGAAAGGATTCAAACTTGCTCAGCCACTGTTACTCAATACATGCATTTTGGCCAAGTTGGAGCTGTATAAGAAGAGAGTGAGTGTAGGAAAATTTATGATGTTTCTATCATTGAATGAAGTTCTTGCTGATGGTCAGCTTTCAAGTACCTTGTCCAAGGAAATCATGGATCACTTGTCTCAGCTAGATGATGAATTTCGCCGTTACTTTCCTGACTTAAGCACTCAGCATGCAGGAATAGCAAAAAATCCGTTCTTATGTCTGGTTGATGATGTGTTAGAAGATGCACAAGAAGAGTTCATTGAGCTTATTCACGATTCAACGGCCAAGAATGTGTTCCAGTCAAACTCCTTGTCTAGCTTctggtgttcaatgatggaatgA